Part of the Candidatus Chlorohelix allophototropha genome, AGTATTTCATCCCGAGGTGTCCCATAGCAATACCATCGTCAACAGCAATAGTATTAAACTCAAAAGGGACACCACCGGCAGCACGAATAGCATCTTTGACAACTTTGCCAAATTCTTGCAAGTGGACATGTCCGGGAACGATATCGATATATGAATTACAAACGGCAATAAATGGCTTATTGAAATCGTTCTCGCCTACCACTCCGGTTGCCCGTAACAGTCCCCGGTGTGGGGCGCGTTCAAAGCCAATTTTGATTAAATCTGAGCGCATTGTACCTTCCTTTGTTTTAACTTTGTCCGACTCTTCATTTATACCTGCTTCAACAAGAACTCAACTCGTTTTCGATCTAACGGAATAGCTTGGGATTAGATTTTCAGAGGTAGCTATGCCTAGTCTAATTTCCCCGACACTTGGCTTGTATAGCACTGCTTTTTTCTCAACTGCCACCCATCCGGTAAAACTAAGCCCTTCGCATTCATCCATTTAGCGATAGTTGGTGGCTCGGCTGACGTTAAGCTCGACAATTTGAGCGGTTTGTTGCCAAAAGACACCAGCCTGCCTTGCCGTTACTAACTTTAATTTACTTTATATCTTTTTAGGTTTGTTCTCAACTTATAGCGTTTTTTTCCATACTCAAATTATTGGCACTTTTACTTTGACAGTTCTTTTTTAGAGGGCTTCATTGCGCTTTATTGTAGCAGCATAACCTTTCTCAGTCCACACCGCTTGCCTTAATTCTGGGCAACTATTTATGTATTTAGGTTTATCGTAAAATTCTGTTTGGGGCTACGTTATTTGCGATTTTACGTTACTAACTGCCAACTCATGAGAAATTTCACATAAATTTTCAATTGAAACCTAATTTGTGTTTTGTATTCTGGTATTACCGGAAGATAATCCGGATACCGAAAATAAAGATTTTAGAAAAGGCGTAGAAAATAATGAAGTCAATAGAAAACAAACCCTTGGTAGAAATTGTAATACCGGTATACAACGAAGAAGCAGCATTGGAAAAAAGCGTAAAACAATTGCATCAATTCTTGAAACAAGATTTTCCTTATAGTTGGCAAATAACAATAGCCGACAATGCTAGTAAAGATCGTACTTGGGAAATTGCCCGACAACTGACCGTTGCCATGCCGGAAGTAAAAGCAATACATCTTGATCAGAAAGGGCGTGGGCGGGCTTTGCGACAAGCGTGGAATAACAGCGAGGCTGAAGTAGTAGCCTATATGGATGTGGATCTCTCTACCGGGCTGGAAGCTTTCTTGCCGCTGGTTACGCCACTGGTAGAAGGGCGAAATTCAATCGCAATCGGTTCGCGACTGGCGCGAGGGGCTAAGGTAACGCGCCAATGGAAAAGAGAGCTTATCTCCCGCTGCTACAATCTGATGATAAAAACGGTGTTCCTGAATCATTTCAGCGATGCCCAATGCGGTTTTAAAGCAATTACTACTAAAACAGCCCGTCAACTTTTGCCTTTGGTTGAGAATAATGAATGGTTCTTTGATACAGAGACGCTGTTATTGGCGGAACATAACGGAATGGTAATACATGAAGTAGCCGTTACTTGGGTGGAAGACCTTGATAGTCGGGTACATATAACCAAAACTGTCAAGGAAGATTTAAAGGGTTTATGGCGTATGCGCAAATCCTTCTGGAGTGGCAAAGGGCATCTCGCTGAGGCAAAGGAAATCAATCCGAAAATAACCGATTCGCTAAATCGGGCGGCTTAGGGCTAGGGAGAGTGAAATCATGTTGGGTACGCGGAATAGAAACTTGATAGTCATACCAAGATGGCAAAATGAGGCGGGGCGTTTCTTACGGTTTCTGGCAGTTGGCTTAAGCGGAACTCTACTAGATTTTGCCATTCTGAGCGTACTAAAAACTTGGTTTGGCTGGTTTACTCTAGTAGCCAATTTGGTTTCTTACTCCTGTGGAATCCTTAATAACTATCTCCTTTCTCGCTATTGGGTCTATCCAGAGGCGAGAAAGGAAGGCAGTTTACAACAGGGAGTTAGGTTTATTCTAATCAGTCTGGTCGGGCTATTACTCAATAATCTGTTGGTATTCGCTTTAGAAGCGCCTGCCGGGTGGTTACTGGCTAATTCACATTACGGTTATATACCGGCAAAAATAATTGCAACCGGAGTGGTATTGTTATGGAACTTTTTCGCCAATCGCTTTTGGACTTTCAGCAAAGTTCCCAACTCTTGATGTTCCTCTGAAAAATAGGGTAGTAGTTAGTTTAGGCTTTTAGGTAGGCTTAAACTAACTAAGTTCTTGACCAAGCCTCAGCGGTTTTTCATCAATTCTTTTTTCCTCTCAATTTCCTTTCTTGCCTCAACCTTGACAATGTAAATCCTTTTTGAGCGCACGCTATGCTAAAATGAGAGTGATGGAATGGTGGATATTAAGCAAAGCTTTAAATGACATCTCGCGCCGCAAAATCCGCTCGGCTCTAACGATATTAGGTATATTCGTGGGAGTGGCGGGTATTGTGGCAATAGTGGCAACTGCTACAAACCTGACCGAGGCGCAACGCTATAACGTAGCAAATAGCAGTCAGGCAGATTTGCGCTGGATTGTCTCGAATAACCCACCCACTTTAAAACCTCTTCTTGAACAACTTCCCAATGTAGCGGCAGTGGAACGGCGGGGCGTATATTCCACCAAATTTCGCGGTGATGAACAATGGCGGGATATAGATTTTTATGCCTACGAAGATTATTCCAATATTCAGGTAAACCAAATTGATTTTGTAGAAGGTCGTCCGCCGGGCAGTGGTGAAATTGCCTTTGAAATCAGCACTCGTAGTCTTTTGCCTGCGCTTAAAATTGGCGATTTTATTATTTATCGGGGCGGTTCGGATAATCGTGAACACCAGTTGATGGTTAGTGGCTTCGCCCGTTCGCCTGCCTACCCCAACGCCAGTTTGCTCCAAACTGCCAGTGCCTTTGTTAACCAATCCGAAATGCAGCGTATGCTCGGCACAAAGGGATTTAACGAGATTCTAGTGCGCCTGAACGATTTTGCGGGCAAGGATGAAACGAGAAGACAAATAGAAGATAGTTTTAAAAAGCGGAATCTCCAGTTTGGCAGTTTTGTCGCCCGCGACCCTGAGACTTATCTGGGCAAGAATGAATTGGATATTCTTCTAACCTTATTGCTGGTTTTTTCTGTACTCGGACTGGTAATTAGCGGCTTTTTGGTGGCGAATACCCTCTCGGCGATTGTGACCGAGCAGATGGGTGAAATCGGTGCGTTAAAGGCTATAGGCGCTAGTTCGAGGCAGATTTTACAGCTATATCTGATAGAAGGGTTACTTTATGGGCTAGCAGGTACAATTTTAGGGGTTTTAGCCGGATTTGCTGGCGGGAAAATCTTGTTGGAGTTTTTGGGCAACATGCTCAATTTTCAGGTAGAAGGCTTCTTATTCCAATGGAATGCTTTAGTGCTAGGATTTGTAGTCGGCATCTTGGTTTCGGTTGTGGCAACGCTGCTTCCGGCTTGGCGCGGTACTACAATTCCCGTGCGAGAAGCTTTGGATAGCTATGGTATCAGCAATAGCTTTGGCAAAAGTTGGGTCGATCGTTTGCTGACTCGTCTGCGAATATTTCCGCCGCTGGTAGCGATGGCGCTACGCAACCTGACTCGCCGGAAAGCTCGAAATCTGGTAACTTTCGGCGTTATTAGCCTTAGCTGTGCCGCTTTTCTGGCTTCCCAGAGTACCAGCGCTTCAGTTGATAAAACCGCCGAAAGTTTCTACCGACTATATCTAACCGATGCTTGGGTTTCCTTTGATACAGGACGGCTTGGCAACCAGTTTGCTGCTTCATTGAGAACAGTTGAGGGTGTAGAATTGGCAGAACCCTGGTCAAAATCCAGAGGCATTATCAGCGCCAGTAGCACCGATGTTTTCGGAGTATTGCCCGATACTCAGATTTATCGAAAAAGCATCCTGTCAGGACGCTGGTTTAATAACGGCGAAAATGGGGTAGTAGCTATCTCAAATGTGCTGGCTGCTGCCAAAAATATAAAACTCAACGACATTATTCAGCTTGAGATCAACCGTAAATTGTATCGCTATAACGTTATCGGGATTCTGGATGACAGCACTCGCTACCTCACCAGTAATGCACTTGGAAAGGTATTTATGCCTTTGGATGAAGCAGAGAGAGTGATGGGGCATCAGGCTCAGGCAGATTATTTCACCATAACTACTACCCAGAAAGACCCGGCTTTTGTCGATCAAACTCTGAGAACTATTGAGCAACGTTTCCGCACACTTCAGCCCACCACTATAACCGCTTATAGCGATCGCCAGATTATCGAGCAAATCAGCCAATCGCTAAAATTATTGTTGTATGCGATGGTGGTATTAATCGCTTTGGTAGGGACATTGGGGGTGGTAAATACTATTACCCTGAATGTGCTAGAGCGAAGGCGAGAAATTGGCGTTTTGCGTAGCTTGGGCGCGTCAGACCGAAGCATGGTGCAACTATTTCTTACCGAGGGGTTATTCTTGGGGGTTCTTGGCTTTTTTGCAGGGGCGCTTCTTGGCTATCCGCTGGCACGTCTTATTGTGAACCTTATTTCGCAAGCGACTTTTCCGATTGAGTTTTTGTTTGATTGGCAAATAGTGCTGTTCACCTTTATATTTGCCTTGGTACTTTCTGGTTCTGCCAGCCTGATTCCTGCGCTTGGAGCAGCGCGAGTTAAAACGGGCGTTATTCTTAGATACGGTTAAAACCCTATCTTCAACTCAGAATAACTCAAGTAATCCAACACAAGCCGTTTTTGAACACAAGTAGATAGCTTTACATAAATCGGGTATTACTAAATGAACTTACTTGAAAAAACAGAAATACAACAACTGTTAGTTGGGCATTCTCCGCAGAATCGCAAAAGGCGAGAGGATGCTTTGCTCATTATGAGTGCGGCTTTGGCTGCGGTGGATCCAGCGCGAGCGGTTTTGAACAAGCTGGCTTATAACCCGGATTCGGCTGTTCTAACCATCGAAGGGTTTGCCTATGACCTCAACTACTATAAAAGAGTATTTGTGATTGGCGCTGGTAAAGCTGCTGCGCCTATGGCAGGGGCAGTAGCGCATATTCTAGGAGAGCGAGTTACAGCCGGGGCAATCAATGTAAAGTATGCTCATTTGGGGGGTGCGCCCGAAAATAGCAATATTGTGATTACCGAAGCGGGACATCCGATTCTCGATATGAATGGGGTGGTTGGCACAAGACGAATCGCGGAGCTTTTGAAAGATACTACTCCCGAAGATTTGGTTATTGCGGTGATGAGCGGCGGCGGTTCTGCCTTGTTAGAGCTACCCGTTGAGGGCGTGACGCTGGAGGATATGCAAGCTCTTACCGCGCAACTGCTAAAGGCTGGCGCGACAATCAACCAACTAAATACAATTCGCAAGCATCTTTCACAGGTGAAGGGCGGCAATCTGGCGCGGATGGCTTACCCTGCCACGTTGGTAAGCCTGATTTTGTCCGATGTAGTGGGAAGCCCGTTAGATGTAATCGCCAGTGGGGCTACTGTGCCGGACACTTCCACTTTTGCTCAGGCTTGGCTTGCGCTAGAGCAATTTGGCTTGACGACACCGGACAAAGTTCCCGCGCAAATCTTAAAGCATTTACAGTTAGGGGTTAATGGCGAGATTCCCGAAACGCCAAAGCCCGCCGACCCACTTTTCGCGAACACCCGAAATATCATAGTAGGGGATAATCGGGTAGCAGCGTTGGCAGCCGCCCAAAGAGCCGACGAACTCGGCTACAACACGCTGCTCCTTTCTACCTTTGTGGAGGGGGAAGCGCGAGAAGTAGCGCGAGTGTTGGCAGGCATTGCTAAAGAAATTGCCACTTATGATTCGCCTATCCCAAAACCTGCTTGCCTGTTGGCAGGCGGCGAAACAACCGTTACAATAAAAGGGGATGGTAAAGGCGGACGTAATCAGGAATTGGCATTAGCCGCCGCGCTGGCTTTGAATGGTTTGGAGAACGTATTATGTTTGCCGCTTGCCACCGATGGCTCTGACGGACCTACTGATGCTGCCGGTGCATTGGTTGATGGAAATAGTGTTAGCAAGGCACATGCTATCGGACTCGATGCTCTTACCTATCTTACACATAATGACTCATATCATTTTTTCCAACGAAGCACAGAACTACTCAAAACTGGTCCCACCAATACCAATGTAAATGATTTAACCCTGTTTCTGGTCTGGTGATTCGTCCTTCCTTGTACTTATGAGGTCACTTAGAGATGGGTAAAGTTATTCAGGCAGTAGTTTTGATGAAGCAGGGAGGGAAAAATGGGTAATACTCATATCAGATTAAACCGTGCTACTCGTGAGTGGGTGATTTATGCACCCAGCCGCCGCATACGTCCGCAAGAATTTCGGAACGGACATGAGCCTATCATAATTGAACCACCCTATGCGGCTGATTGTTCCTTCTGCAAATTTGATGATGCCAAGGATGAAGTTATCTTATTTGAAATAAAAAACGCTGACGGCGATAGTTGGCTCACACGGGTTGTACAAAATAAGTATCCGGCGCTATCGCCCGACCAGAAACCCACCCGCTCTTTATCGGGCATATATCTGGAACTACCCGGCTATGGTCATCACGAAGTAGTAATTGAAAGCCCTGAACATAATCTTAACCCGGCTATGATGTCTCTTGAAAGGGTTAACGCTATTGTAGAAACCTATCGGCAACGTTACCTAGAATTGATGAAGATCAGGGACAATCTCTTTATAATAATTTTTCGCAATCATGGGAAAACAGCCGGAGCTTCGATGCAACACCCTCATTCTCAAATAATCGCTACTCCCATAGTGCCTCGCCATTATCGCTGGCGCGAGGATGAGGCGCAACGCTATTTTGATGAGTGGGGTAGATGTGCTTATTGCGACACGATGGAGTTTGAGGTAGAAGACCGTAAGCGTGTAGTAGGTGAAAATGAGCATTTTCTGGCATTTGTGCCTTTTGCGGCGGAAGTTCCCTTTGAAATTTGGATAATGCCGAAAGAGCATCGTTCCGATTTTGGCACAATTTCACCGAAAGAGGTTACTGCTTTTGCTGCCTTACTTCATGAAGTGCTGGCGAAGCTCTATACTAAGCTAAACAATCCGAATTATAATTACGCCATAATGTCAGCCGCTCGTTACAAAAGCGGTGAACCTCAATTGCACTGGTATTGCCAGATAAGCCCGCGCCTTACCATTCCGGCGGGCTTTGAAATGGGTTCGGGCATCAGCATTAACCCTTCACTACCGGAAGCAGATGCGAATTTCTTGAACGATTTAGGGGAAGCGTAAGACATAACTAGGGTTTTCAGGTGTAAGGATTGGAACAAGGGGCTTAAGCCCCTTGTCTTTATGCGAGGCTTTAGCCGATAGCGTTGAACTTACCCGCTTCTGGTCGGTAGCGTTTAAAGCTTATGGGAAGTTGCAGACCCGCCATTTTCAGAGCTTGCAAGCGATTTAGATAGGCTGCGCCGGTGAGCAGGTGCATACCAACGTCAACAGCCTTGCGGTTTTGCGGTTGTTCCAGATAGGTGCCGCGTACCCAATCGTTGAATGCGCCCATTGCAGGTCCACACCAGATTTGGTAATCCATCTCACGCCCCTTTTCGCCGGTGTTAGACCAGCGCGAGGATAATCCCAGATACCAGCGGAAGATAAGACCCATTTTCCGTTTGGGGTTCTCTTGCGCTTTGGCAAGTTGTTCAGGGTCACGTTCTTGGAAGAATTTAACGGTTTCCTCCCAAACTTCATTTGCGCTCTTGCGGAAATATTGTTTTTCTACCACCGAAAGTTCGGCAGCGGGAATCTGCTCGATTGAGTCATAGGCGCGGTACAAATCATAGAGTTTTTGGGAACGCAACGGGAAAAGCGTGCCGCGTTTGAGCAACTGCACCTTTACGCCCATTTCAAACATATCGGCGGAAGGAGCCATCATTACATCCGGCATTTCAGCTTGCGCCAACAGCTTTTTGGTATGTTCAGATGTTCCGGCTTCCACACACGCGCTGTTTGCCGAGCCTGTTACCACATAATCTGCGCCCATCATGAAGGCTGCCAACGTTGCGGCGGGCGTTCCGATACCACCGGCTGCACCTACGCCCACCGGGCGCGCATAACCGTATTTATCCTGAATCTCATCGCGCAAATCCATCAAGGAGGGCAGTAAGCAAACCAGTGGTCTATTATCGGTGTGACCACCCGAATCCGCTTCTACCGTGATATAGTCAGCCCCCGGCACTTTTGCAGCCAGTGCTGCTTGCTCGGTAGTAAGCTGTCCTGCCTCAACCAAATCGCGCAAAATCCTTTCAGGTGCAGGCTGCATAAACTTGGCGGCAACCTCACGGCGCGAAAGCTTGGCGATTACTCGGTTTTTGATTTGAATGTTTCCGGCTGCATCTTGGCTTAACCCGGCTGCCCGGTAGCGTACAATATGCGGAGTTAAATCAAGGAAAGCGGAGGCTTCTACAATACCGACTCCATATTGGAGATATAATTCAACCGCCCGGCGTTCAATTGATTCCTCGCTTGGGCTGTGAATTAGGTTGAAGGCGTAGGGTTCGGTGGGTAATTCAGCCTGAATACGCTTTATGGCAGCTTCAATCCGCGCAGGACTTAGCCCTGCCGCCCCAAATGAGCCAAGCATTCCGGCTTTGCCAAGCGCAATAACAAGCTCTTCCGAAGAAATCCCTTGTGCCATCGAGCCGCCCACATAAGCATAGGTTAGCCCGAATAGTTCGTTAAATTCGGGATTGCCCCAACTACGCGCAGGTTGTGGCGGTACTGCTACCAGCAACTCAATTCCGTTGCTGCCGTCTGTAGTCAATTCTCCCTCATTGCTAAAACCGATGCGATTATCCACCCGCACCGCAAAGCATGGGCGTTCCAACTGCAAGAGACAAGCCCGGATGCCTTCTTCATCAAATACAATCGAACTTACAGGTCCTGTCCAGAACTTGTTAATTTCAACTGAACTTGACATAAAACTGAGGCTATTATCTGCCTTCAACATTCCTCTTCTCCTTAAATCACGCCTCAATAATATTGAGCGCTAGCTGCTTTATCTCGTATATACGCAGTTTATCTTTCCAAAGGCTGGCATCAGCGGTAATAGTAACTTGACCCTGATTTTCTACAATCCCGGTGATGTGAACTTCAAGTCTCAAAAGCTCGTTTTGAGGTCCAAGTTGCCCTCTATATTTCCACGTAGTATTGCTACCGGGGACGAGCGTAAAGCGTGGGGCGCGGAAACCAGCCCCCAGATTTTGTTGCAGGGCGTAGGCTTGCATTGCTTCGAGAATAGCTTCAACCCCTAAAGAACCGGGCATAACCGGGTCTTGGTAGAAATGGCAGGTATAAAACCAATCCGCCGGGTTGATCTTGCGATTGGCGAAAATATAACCTTTGCCATGTTTGCCGCCATTCGACACAATTTTAATTTCGTCCAGAAAGTCCAGTTGTCCACCGGAGAGCCTGAAGTTGGGCTTGCTGGCGTTGCCGATGAACCATTCTGGCTGTGTTCGCAAATCCAACACGGTGGCGGGTTGTTGGTTGAGCCACGGGAACACTTCTTTGCCACCGTCCAACCCCACCTGATTCGCCATTACCTCGCGGCTGAAGAAGCCAAAAGCCGATTCGCCCCGATAATAGGTTTGCCCGTCGCAGCTTGACTCAAAGCGGAAACGCTGAATAATAGTGCCATCAAAGGCGGAGGTTGCCAAAAGAGTGGCGTGAGTGGTAACGGTTTTACCGCGCACATCCAGATTTTGAACCAATTCCGCCGTACCGTCCAGATTGCGGAAGTAGAGGTCGGTATCTGGGAACATTAACGCGCTGCCCTTGTAGGCAGACAAGAACCCGCAAGGCTGCAAGGCAATTTCCATCACCACGCAATAAGGTATATAGGGCGCGGCGTTCTGTTGGTAGAACCACGGCGCATCCGGCACATCGTATTCCACCGTGATGGAAGAAGGGTTGTCAAAATCCTTCTTTTCACCCGTTATTTCGGTAACGCGGCTCATGAATTTCAAATCGCCGTTGGGGATGCGCGATAATCGCCGACCTTCGTAAATATTATATTCCGCCCCAAAGCATTTTGCGGCTGAACCGGTGGCAAATTCTTCGATTTTGGTTTCATCGAATAAGGCAGGGCGCGTGATAGTGGCTACTGAAGCGCGGGGCTTCTCGACTACCGCGCTCAAAGTTCCGGCGTTGCGGGCATCCTGCAAAAGCTTGAGTTGCAGGCTAATCAATCCCCCAAGCTGTTCAAGCCCTTCTCGTCTTGAATTGAGCAAGGCACGCTGAGTTTCAGCAATGCTGGTATTATTTCTCGAAAGTCGGTCAAGCTGCTGATGCAAGTTATTCGTTTCCTGTTTTTGTTCGTAAAGGGGCGACAAATCTAAATCCACCAGATGGCTTACCAATTGTGCCAGTAATTTTAGTAGCGAGGTATGGTCGCTAGTACCTTTCTGGCTGATATTCAAACGGGCATGCTCTTTTTTGCCCAGAATCTTACCAATCCAGCGAGAACAGGTGCTACCGGGACCTAGTTCTACAAAAAGACGCGCCCCATCCTCATATACGCGCGAGACAAGACGCGGGAAATCTAGAGGATTGCAGACCATTCGCGCCACGCTTTGGGCAATCTCCGCGCTGTCCAATTTGACAGGCGCGTAATTGGCGGCGCTATAGAAAGTTACGCCCTCAACTTGCCGGGTCGGGTGCGAGTGCAGTTGCAACAATTCATTATACTCACTGGCTGTGGGTTCGCAATGTAGCACAAAACTGGAAGGACTTTTCAGGTTGTGCGCTTTTATCTTTGCAATAACTCGGCGGCAAGCTTCGCTATCTCCGGCAATCAACCCCTCTTCGGGTGTGTTGATATGGGTCAGATAAACCCGATTTTCGCCTTCTAAGCCGGCGCTAATCTTTTCCAGCGGTGTGAGCAGGTAATAATTGCTCCAGAAGGTATCATCTGTTCTGTCGCCCTTGATTTGCCATTGCTCGCGGATTGCGTCTTTAGGGCCTGTCAGGCGGGTTTGGAACAAAGGTGATTGGTGGAAAGCATCAAGTCCTTTATCGCCGCCAGTCCACACTCCCAACGCCCAGAACATGCTGGTTTCGCCCATGCTGTAGCCAAAAGCGGTTTGGGGGCGCACCTTGAAATAGTCGCGCATAATCATGGTGAACAGAATAGCGAAACTTGCGCCAGATTCAATCAGCGTTTGCGAATCGGCTTCAAGCTCTTTTTCCAGCGTCTCGATTTGAGCTTTGCCAAGCGTTTCGAGGCTGCGGGGATAGAGCTTCTTTTCGCCCAATGCCAGCCCCGGATTTGAGGTTAATGCCCCAAAGCTATCCTGTAAGCCCGGAAACAGGTGAAACAGGTTTTGCCCCAAACCATGAAATGAGTTAAATGCGCCGGGATATACAAAAGCAACCTTGCCCTTTTTGCCCAACGGGTTTGGCGTGCAATAGCTGCCGCGCGTGGTTTTCCATTCCTTGCCTTTAGCGAAGGATTTTTCCAGATTCTCTAGCGCGTTATCAAGGTCTGTTGTTAGCTCTTCGCGGTTCTGCCCCACCAATACCAGCGCGTAAGCGGCATTAGAATTTTGCCGATACTTCTGGAAGCATTGGCGCGCCAGATTTGCGAGGTTTGCGCTTGATGCCAGCAACGATTTAAGGGCTTGAAGTTGCCCCAATAAAGCCGACACATTCTCCCCCGCGAACGGGCAAAAATAGAGAGGAAGGCGGGTTAGATAGCGGTTTTGTGGAGCAGGGCGGTTAGCATCCGCCGAAAGTAGCACGAGATAGCTTTCCTGACCTTGTGTGCCGCTCAAAGCTGCTACGCGCCGCTTTACGCCACTTTCCAAAAACCATGGGCGCGATTCTTCCGCTCGATAGAAAGCTGGATTTGTCCAAGAATCGGTATCAGACGGGAAAGAAGGGTTGGCAGGAATATAGCGATGGTGAAGGCTTAAAGTAACTTTGATGAGTCCGAGCAGTTGTGCCAGCAATGAGGACGCACCGGGTAAGCTACCCAGTCCACAAGTGAACGCTCGTTCGGTTACGCCGAACGCTGCGTTCAATGCCACATTTGAACTTGCTTCGCTTCCGGCAGCTACTTCCAGATACTCGATTTGATTGGTCTGTATTCCAGCTGAATTACAAGCATCCCGGCAGGCTTGTGTGGTATTACCGGAATTCCCCCACCCTTCGATTTTGGCGTATTCCCGCGCATTGCTTTGCTCAATAACCAACGCGGCAGCGGCTTCCTTGCTGCTTGCTACCAGCACAACGGCTTGCGCCGCTCCGGTTTGAAGCAATTGGGAGGCTGTCTCAAGCGCTATTGAGAGGGTAGCAACATTGGAAATTGCCACGCTTGTAAAACCGGGAAGCGTTAGGGCTGTGTTACTC contains:
- a CDS encoding dolichyl-phosphate beta-glucosyltransferase, which translates into the protein MKSIENKPLVEIVIPVYNEEAALEKSVKQLHQFLKQDFPYSWQITIADNASKDRTWEIARQLTVAMPEVKAIHLDQKGRGRALRQAWNNSEAEVVAYMDVDLSTGLEAFLPLVTPLVEGRNSIAIGSRLARGAKVTRQWKRELISRCYNLMIKTVFLNHFSDAQCGFKAITTKTARQLLPLVENNEWFFDTETLLLAEHNGMVIHEVAVTWVEDLDSRVHITKTVKEDLKGLWRMRKSFWSGKGHLAEAKEINPKITDSLNRAA
- a CDS encoding GtrA family protein, with the protein product MLGTRNRNLIVIPRWQNEAGRFLRFLAVGLSGTLLDFAILSVLKTWFGWFTLVANLVSYSCGILNNYLLSRYWVYPEARKEGSLQQGVRFILISLVGLLLNNLLVFALEAPAGWLLANSHYGYIPAKIIATGVVLLWNFFANRFWTFSKVPNS
- a CDS encoding FtsX-like permease family protein, with amino-acid sequence MSARYAKMRVMEWWILSKALNDISRRKIRSALTILGIFVGVAGIVAIVATATNLTEAQRYNVANSSQADLRWIVSNNPPTLKPLLEQLPNVAAVERRGVYSTKFRGDEQWRDIDFYAYEDYSNIQVNQIDFVEGRPPGSGEIAFEISTRSLLPALKIGDFIIYRGGSDNREHQLMVSGFARSPAYPNASLLQTASAFVNQSEMQRMLGTKGFNEILVRLNDFAGKDETRRQIEDSFKKRNLQFGSFVARDPETYLGKNELDILLTLLLVFSVLGLVISGFLVANTLSAIVTEQMGEIGALKAIGASSRQILQLYLIEGLLYGLAGTILGVLAGFAGGKILLEFLGNMLNFQVEGFLFQWNALVLGFVVGILVSVVATLLPAWRGTTIPVREALDSYGISNSFGKSWVDRLLTRLRIFPPLVAMALRNLTRRKARNLVTFGVISLSCAAFLASQSTSASVDKTAESFYRLYLTDAWVSFDTGRLGNQFAASLRTVEGVELAEPWSKSRGIISASSTDVFGVLPDTQIYRKSILSGRWFNNGENGVVAISNVLAAAKNIKLNDIIQLEINRKLYRYNVIGILDDSTRYLTSNALGKVFMPLDEAERVMGHQAQADYFTITTTQKDPAFVDQTLRTIEQRFRTLQPTTITAYSDRQIIEQISQSLKLLLYAMVVLIALVGTLGVVNTITLNVLERRREIGVLRSLGASDRSMVQLFLTEGLFLGVLGFFAGALLGYPLARLIVNLISQATFPIEFLFDWQIVLFTFIFALVLSGSASLIPALGAARVKTGVILRYG
- a CDS encoding glycerate kinase type-2 family protein; the encoded protein is MNLLEKTEIQQLLVGHSPQNRKRREDALLIMSAALAAVDPARAVLNKLAYNPDSAVLTIEGFAYDLNYYKRVFVIGAGKAAAPMAGAVAHILGERVTAGAINVKYAHLGGAPENSNIVITEAGHPILDMNGVVGTRRIAELLKDTTPEDLVIAVMSGGGSALLELPVEGVTLEDMQALTAQLLKAGATINQLNTIRKHLSQVKGGNLARMAYPATLVSLILSDVVGSPLDVIASGATVPDTSTFAQAWLALEQFGLTTPDKVPAQILKHLQLGVNGEIPETPKPADPLFANTRNIIVGDNRVAALAAAQRADELGYNTLLLSTFVEGEAREVARVLAGIAKEIATYDSPIPKPACLLAGGETTVTIKGDGKGGRNQELALAAALALNGLENVLCLPLATDGSDGPTDAAGALVDGNSVSKAHAIGLDALTYLTHNDSYHFFQRSTELLKTGPTNTNVNDLTLFLVW
- the galT gene encoding galactose-1-phosphate uridylyltransferase: MGNTHIRLNRATREWVIYAPSRRIRPQEFRNGHEPIIIEPPYAADCSFCKFDDAKDEVILFEIKNADGDSWLTRVVQNKYPALSPDQKPTRSLSGIYLELPGYGHHEVVIESPEHNLNPAMMSLERVNAIVETYRQRYLELMKIRDNLFIIIFRNHGKTAGASMQHPHSQIIATPIVPRHYRWREDEAQRYFDEWGRCAYCDTMEFEVEDRKRVVGENEHFLAFVPFAAEVPFEIWIMPKEHRSDFGTISPKEVTAFAALLHEVLAKLYTKLNNPNYNYAIMSAARYKSGEPQLHWYCQISPRLTIPAGFEMGSGISINPSLPEADANFLNDLGEA
- a CDS encoding PfaD family polyunsaturated fatty acid/polyketide biosynthesis protein; amino-acid sequence: MLKADNSLSFMSSSVEINKFWTGPVSSIVFDEEGIRACLLQLERPCFAVRVDNRIGFSNEGELTTDGSNGIELLVAVPPQPARSWGNPEFNELFGLTYAYVGGSMAQGISSEELVIALGKAGMLGSFGAAGLSPARIEAAIKRIQAELPTEPYAFNLIHSPSEESIERRAVELYLQYGVGIVEASAFLDLTPHIVRYRAAGLSQDAAGNIQIKNRVIAKLSRREVAAKFMQPAPERILRDLVEAGQLTTEQAALAAKVPGADYITVEADSGGHTDNRPLVCLLPSLMDLRDEIQDKYGYARPVGVGAAGGIGTPAATLAAFMMGADYVVTGSANSACVEAGTSEHTKKLLAQAEMPDVMMAPSADMFEMGVKVQLLKRGTLFPLRSQKLYDLYRAYDSIEQIPAAELSVVEKQYFRKSANEVWEETVKFFQERDPEQLAKAQENPKRKMGLIFRWYLGLSSRWSNTGEKGREMDYQIWCGPAMGAFNDWVRGTYLEQPQNRKAVDVGMHLLTGAAYLNRLQALKMAGLQLPISFKRYRPEAGKFNAIG